One region of Glycine max cultivar Williams 82 chromosome 9, Glycine_max_v4.0, whole genome shotgun sequence genomic DNA includes:
- the LOC100796656 gene encoding putative clathrin assembly protein At2g01600 isoform X2 — protein sequence MLREGDPTLREEFLNFSQRGRILQPSNFKDDSSPIAWDCSAWVRTYALYLEERLECFQVLNYDIEAERLAKPVAGEDKGYSRTRDLNSEKLLEQLPALQQLLYRLVGCRPEGAAISNYVIQYALALVLKESFKIYCAINDGIINLVDKFFEMPRHEAIKAFDVYKRAGQQAESLSDFYEICKRLELARNFQFPVLREPPQSFLVTMEEFIKEAPRVVIVPNEPLLLLTYRPEGVPTIEDNKSSEEQEPSVPVDDIVSNSEPAPPQSRNNFETGDLLGLNDSTPDASLIEERNALALAIVSTETGSTALDSSGAQARDFDPTEWEIALVSTPSTNISSVNERQLAGGLNSLTLSSLYDEGAYRSAQQPVYVVPAPNPFEVQDPFALSSSIPPTSTVQMAAIAQQHINPFLHYQPYQPLQQHMLMNPANPFGDAGYGAFPVNPVSHPHNKNPFGSTGLM from the exons ATGTTGAGGGAGGGTGATCCTACTCTCAGAGAAGAATTTCTTAATTTCTCACAGAGGGGGCGCATACTCCAGCCTTCTAATTTCAAAGATGATTCTAGCCCAATTG CTTGGGATTGTTCTGCCTGGGTACGTACTTATGCATTATATTTGGAAGAAAGACTCGAATGTTTCCAGGTTCTGAACTATGATATTGAAGCTGAGCGTCTAGCTAAGCCTGTTGCTGGGGAGGACAAG GGGTACAGCAGGACCAGGGATTTGAATAGTGAGAAGCTATTGGAGCAATTGCCTGCTTTGCAGCAGCTGCTCTATCGTCTTGTTGGTTGTCGT CCAGAAGGAGCAGCTATTAGCAATTATGTGATACAATATGCCCTGGCTCTG GTTCTGAAAGAGagctttaaaatttattgtgctATTAATGATGGCATTATCAATCTTGTTGATAAG TTTTTTGAGATGCCCAGACATGAAGCTATCAAAGCCTTTGATGTCTATAAGCGTGCGGGTCAGCAG GCGGAAAGTCTCTCTGATTTCtatgaaatatgcaaaagacTGGAACTTGCTAGGAATTTTCAGTTTCCTGTTTTAAGAGAG CCTCCACaatcatttcttgtaaccatGGAAGAATTCATAAAGGAGGCACCACGAGTGGTTATAGTTCCAAATGAGCCATTG TTATTGTTGACTTACAGACCAGAAGGTGTTCCCACGATAGAAGACAATAAATCTTCTGAAGAACAGGAGCCATCAGTGCCTGTTGATGATATTGTCTCAAATTCTGAGCCTGCTCCTCCACAGTCTCGCAACAATTTTGAAACCGGAGACTTACTG GGGTTGAATGACAGTACACCTGATGCATCCTTGATAGAAGAAAGAAATGCTCTTGCCCTAGCCATAGTCTCCACTGAAACTG GAAGTACTGCTTTAGATTCAAGTGGTGCTCAGGCAAGAGATTTTGATCCAACTGAATGGGAGATTGCCCTGGTCTCCACTCCAAGTACCAATATTTCTTCAGTCAATGAGAGACAGTTG GCGGGTGGGTTGAATTCTCTCACCCTTAGCAGCTTATATGATGAAGGAGCATATAGATCTGCGCAGCAACCAGTATATGTAGTGCCAGCCCCAAATCCATTTGAAGTGCAAGATCCTTTTGCTTTATCAAGTAGCATCCCTCCCACGTCAACCGTACAAATGGCAGCAATTGCTCAACAGCATATAAATCCATTCCTTCATTACCAACCATATCAGCCACTGCAGCAGCATATGCTGATGAACCCAGCAAATCCCTTTGGGGATGCAGGATACGGGGCATTTCCTGTGAATCCTGTTTCTCACCCTCATAATAAAAATCCATTTGGAAGCACTGGCTTGATGTAG
- the LOC112997860 gene encoding uncharacterized protein yields the protein MAANYQQFGTRAAAPSRVAASEVFVSMQQGFGNIPPHPIINPKGNVSVITFRSGRELSKPTDVGAKIDDIAKTNSAPKRVEANIPLLDSIKQIPKYVKFLKDLCTHKRKLKGNQQVKMGINVSTLIQSKSVVTIPPSTLPQKCKDTDTFIVPCTIRDCTYTNVMFDLGASINVMPTSVYRSLHFGDLKPIDVVIHLANQSVVISLGVIEDMLVRVKDLIFPVDFYILDMENESSSHGSTLILGRPFLMTAKTKIDVHDKTLSMEFGDDVQAFYPSISLPPAVNLLLPSTIQPLSLELKPHA from the exons ATGGCAGCAAATTACCAACAATTTGGTACTAGAGCTGCTGCACCATCCAGAGTTGCTGCAAGTGAAGTTTTTGTTTCTATG CAACAAGGTTTTGGCAATATTCCCCCACATCCAATTATCAATCCAAAAGGAAATGTGAGTGTTATTACTTTCAGGAGTGGTAGAGAGCTTTCGAAGCCAACAGATGTTGGTGCCAAAATTGATGATATTGCCAAAACAAATTCTGCACCAAA GAGGGTGGAAGCTAATATTCCCCTCTTGGATTCCATCAAACAAATTCCAAAATATGTAAAGTTCTTGAAGGATTTGTGCACTCATAAGAGGAAGTTGAAGGGAAATCAACAAGTGAAGATGGGCATAAATGTTTCTACACTTATACAGAGCAAAAGTGTTGTTACCATTCCACCATCCACCTTGCCACAGAAATGCAAAGATACTGACACTTTTATTGTCCCTTGTACCATTAGAGATTGCACTTATACAAATGTCATGTTTGACCTTGGAGCCTCAATTAATGTCATGCCCACATCAGTTTATAGATCACTACATTTTGGTGATTTAAAACCTATTGATGTTGTCATCCATCTAGCCAACCAGAGTGTTGTGATTTCACTTGGAGTCATTGAAGACATGCTGGTGCGAGTTAAAGATCTAATTTTTCCAGTAGATTTTTACATTTTGGATATGGAGAATGAGTCTTCCAGCCATGGATCCACATTGATCCTAGGGAGACCATTCTTGATGACAGCCAAGACCAAAATTGATGTGCATGACAAAACTCTTTCAatggagtttggtgatgat GTGCAGGCTTTTTATCCTTCTATTTCTCTTCCACCAGCTGTTAACCTTCTCTTGCCTTCCACCATTCAGCCACTCTCATTGGAGCTGAAACCACATGCTTAG
- the LOC100796656 gene encoding putative clathrin assembly protein At2g01600 isoform X1: protein MATLQSWRKAYGAIKDTTKVGLAHVNSDFAELDVAVVKATNHVERPPKDRHLRKILFATSVVRPRADVAYCIHAIARRLAKTRNWTVALKTLIVIHRMLREGDPTLREEFLNFSQRGRILQPSNFKDDSSPIAWDCSAWVRTYALYLEERLECFQVLNYDIEAERLAKPVAGEDKGYSRTRDLNSEKLLEQLPALQQLLYRLVGCRPEGAAISNYVIQYALALVLKESFKIYCAINDGIINLVDKFFEMPRHEAIKAFDVYKRAGQQAESLSDFYEICKRLELARNFQFPVLREPPQSFLVTMEEFIKEAPRVVIVPNEPLLLLTYRPEGVPTIEDNKSSEEQEPSVPVDDIVSNSEPAPPQSRNNFETGDLLGLNDSTPDASLIEERNALALAIVSTETGSTALDSSGAQARDFDPTEWEIALVSTPSTNISSVNERQLAGGLNSLTLSSLYDEGAYRSAQQPVYVVPAPNPFEVQDPFALSSSIPPTSTVQMAAIAQQHINPFLHYQPYQPLQQHMLMNPANPFGDAGYGAFPVNPVSHPHNKNPFGSTGLM from the exons ATGGCCACTCTTCAGAGTTGGAGAAAAGCCTACGGTGCCATCAAAGACACTACCAAAGTCGGTCTCGCTCATGTCAACAGCGACTTCGCG gaGTTGGACGTTGCTGTTGTCAAAGCCACCAACCACGTCGAGCGTCCTCCCAAAGACAGACACCTTCGAA AAATCTTGTTCGCAACTTCTGTTGTACGGCCTAGAGCTGATGTTGCTTACTGCATTCATGCAATCGCGCGTCGATTGGCCAAGACGCGGAACTGGACG GTGGCATTGAAAACATTGATAGTCATTCATAGGATGTTGAGGGAGGGTGATCCTACTCTCAGAGAAGAATTTCTTAATTTCTCACAGAGGGGGCGCATACTCCAGCCTTCTAATTTCAAAGATGATTCTAGCCCAATTG CTTGGGATTGTTCTGCCTGGGTACGTACTTATGCATTATATTTGGAAGAAAGACTCGAATGTTTCCAGGTTCTGAACTATGATATTGAAGCTGAGCGTCTAGCTAAGCCTGTTGCTGGGGAGGACAAG GGGTACAGCAGGACCAGGGATTTGAATAGTGAGAAGCTATTGGAGCAATTGCCTGCTTTGCAGCAGCTGCTCTATCGTCTTGTTGGTTGTCGT CCAGAAGGAGCAGCTATTAGCAATTATGTGATACAATATGCCCTGGCTCTG GTTCTGAAAGAGagctttaaaatttattgtgctATTAATGATGGCATTATCAATCTTGTTGATAAG TTTTTTGAGATGCCCAGACATGAAGCTATCAAAGCCTTTGATGTCTATAAGCGTGCGGGTCAGCAG GCGGAAAGTCTCTCTGATTTCtatgaaatatgcaaaagacTGGAACTTGCTAGGAATTTTCAGTTTCCTGTTTTAAGAGAG CCTCCACaatcatttcttgtaaccatGGAAGAATTCATAAAGGAGGCACCACGAGTGGTTATAGTTCCAAATGAGCCATTG TTATTGTTGACTTACAGACCAGAAGGTGTTCCCACGATAGAAGACAATAAATCTTCTGAAGAACAGGAGCCATCAGTGCCTGTTGATGATATTGTCTCAAATTCTGAGCCTGCTCCTCCACAGTCTCGCAACAATTTTGAAACCGGAGACTTACTG GGGTTGAATGACAGTACACCTGATGCATCCTTGATAGAAGAAAGAAATGCTCTTGCCCTAGCCATAGTCTCCACTGAAACTG GAAGTACTGCTTTAGATTCAAGTGGTGCTCAGGCAAGAGATTTTGATCCAACTGAATGGGAGATTGCCCTGGTCTCCACTCCAAGTACCAATATTTCTTCAGTCAATGAGAGACAGTTG GCGGGTGGGTTGAATTCTCTCACCCTTAGCAGCTTATATGATGAAGGAGCATATAGATCTGCGCAGCAACCAGTATATGTAGTGCCAGCCCCAAATCCATTTGAAGTGCAAGATCCTTTTGCTTTATCAAGTAGCATCCCTCCCACGTCAACCGTACAAATGGCAGCAATTGCTCAACAGCATATAAATCCATTCCTTCATTACCAACCATATCAGCCACTGCAGCAGCATATGCTGATGAACCCAGCAAATCCCTTTGGGGATGCAGGATACGGGGCATTTCCTGTGAATCCTGTTTCTCACCCTCATAATAAAAATCCATTTGGAAGCACTGGCTTGATGTAG